The Enterobacter mori genomic interval AGGGTTGTGACGCTTGATGTTACCTTCGGTAACCATACAGCCCGCGATCGCACCGAATTTCGGTGATTTGAACACGTCACGTACTTCAGCCAGACCGATGATCTGCTGTTTCAGCTCAGGAGAGAGCATGCCGCTCATCGCTGCTTTCACTTCGTCAATCAGGTTATAGATGACGGAGTAGTAGCGCAGATCCAGGCTTTCGGATTCAATCACTTTACGCGCAGACGCATCCGCACGAACGTTGAAGCCAACCAGGATAGCGTTGGAGGCAGCAGCCAGGGTTGCGTCGGTTTCGGTGATACCACCTACGCCAGAACCGATGATCTTCACTTTCACTTCGTCGGTAGACAGTTTCAGCAAGGAGTCGGAGATCGCTTCCACAGAACCCTGAACGTCAGCTTTCAGAACGATATTCACTTCGTGAACTTCGCCCTCGGTCATGTTTGCGAACATGTTCTCGAGTTTAGATTTCTGCTGACGAGCCAGTTTAACTTCACGGAATTTACCCTGACGATACAGTGCAACTTCACGCGCTTTCTTCTCATCACGCACAACGGTCACTTCGTCACCGGCAGCCGGAACACCGGACAGGCCCAGGATTTCCACTGGAATGGATGGACCTGCTTCCAGCACTTCCTGACCCAGTTCGTTACGCATCGCACGAACGCGACCGTATTCGAAACCACACAGAACGATGTCGCCTTTGTGCAGGGTACCTTCGCGAACCAGAACGGTTGCAACCGGACCACGACCTTTATCCAGGAAGGATTCGATCACCGCACCGCTCGCCATACCATTACGGATCGCTTTCAGCTCCAGAACTTCAGCCTGCAGCAGAATAGCGTTCAGCAGGTCGTCGATACCGGTACCCGCTTTTGCAGATACTGGGATGAACTGCGCTTCACCGCCCCACTCTTCCGGCATAACGCCGTACTGAGACAGTTCGTTCTTCACGCGATCCATATCGGCTTCTGGCTTATCGATTTTGTTGACTGCAACAACCAGAGGTACCTGCGCCGCTTTTGCGTGCTGGATAGCTTCGATGGTCTGTGGCATCACGCCGTCGTCTGCTGCAACAACCAGTACAACGATATCCGTAGCCTGAGCACCACGAGCACGCATTGAGGTAAACGCTGCGTGGCCTGGGGTATCCAGGAAGGTGATCATGCCGTTTTCGGTTTCTACGTGGTAAGCACCGATGTGCTGGGTAATACCACCCGCTTCGCCGGAGGCAACCTTCGTAGAACGAATGTAGTCAAGCAGAGAGGTTTTACCGTGGTCAACGTGACCCATGATGGTCACAACCGGTGCACGCGGTTCAGCCGCTGCGCCGGTGTCACGGTCGCTCATTACCGCTTCTTCCAGCTCGTTTTCACGACGCAGGATAACTTTGTGGCCCATCTCTTCAGCAACCAGCTGTGCGGTTTCCTGATCGATAACCTGGTTGATGGTCGCCATGGCACCCAGCTTCATCATCGCTTTGATGACCTGAGAACCTTTAACAGCCATCTTGTTCGCCAGATCGCCAACGGTGATGGTTTCACCAATCACAACGTCACGGTTAACGGCCTGAGCTGGCTTCTGGAAGCCCTGCTGCAGAGCGGAACCTTTACGCTTGCCGCCTTTACCACCGCGAACAGCTGCACGCGCTTCTTCACGGTCAGCTTTAGATTCAGCGTGCTTGTTGCCTTTTTTCGCTGGACGCGCGGCTTTCGCACTGCGAGTACGACCGCGACCACCTTCAACTTCACGGTCGTTGTCGTCTTCAGCCTGACGCGCGTGCTGAGAAGTGGTCACATGATAGTCGCTGGTGTCTTCAGTCGTTTCAGCGGTATTCACACCATTCTTCTCGTTTTCTTCTGCCATACGGCGCGCTTCTTCAGCGACACGGCGAGCTTCTTCTTCCAGCTTACGGCGGGCTTCTTCTTCCGCTTTACGCTTCAGCTCGGCAGCTTCATTTTCACGGCGGGCTTTTTCAGCCTGGGCGGTTTTGGTCATTTCGTCTGTCTGTTGATTGCTCACTTTGTCTTTTTCCGCAGCGTCACGCTTCACTTTATCACTTGCGTCGCGTTTCGCTTTTTCTGCGGCCTCACGTTCAGCTTTTAATTCTGCTTCACGTTTGGCGGTTGCTTCCGCCGCACGCTGAGCTTGTTCTTCCGCTTCACGCTGTGCCTGCTCTTCCGCGGCAAGGCGTTCTGCCTCTTGCGGATCACGTTTTACAAAGGTGCGCGTCTTGCGGACTTCAATTTGTACCGATTTGCTTTTGCCACCGGTACCAGGGATGTTTAACGTGCTACGCGTTTTGCGCTGCAGCGTTAACTTGTCAGGCGTAGAACCGTGTTCGCGGTTCAGGTGCGTTAACAAGGTTTGTTTTTCTTGCGCGGTCACCGAGTCATCAGCGGACTTCGGGATCCCTGCATCAGCAAATTGCTGTACCAGGCGGTCCACGGAGGTCTGAATCTCAGCAGCCAGCGATTTTACAGTTACATCAGTCATGCTGTTCCTTCCTGCTACAGTTTATTACGCTTCGTCGCCGAACCAGCAAATATTACGTGCGGCCATGATGAGCTCGCCGGCTTTCTCGTCGGTTAAACCTTCGATATCAGCCAGGTCATCAACGCCTTGCTCAGCGAGATCTTCCAGCGTACAAACACCACGGGCAGCCAGCTTGAACGCAATCGCACGATCAAGACCTTCCAGATTCAGCAGGTCATCAGCCGGCTTCTTATCGCCAAGGCTTTCTTCCTGAGCCAGTGCCAGGGTGGTCAGTGCGTTTTTAGCGCGTTCACGCAGGGCTTCAACAGTTTGTTCATCCAGACCGTCAATTTCCAGCAGCTCTTTCATTGGCACATAGGCCAGTTCTTCCAGCGTAGAGAAACCTTCTTCAACCAGAACAGTGGCGAAGTCTTCGTCAATGTCGAGGTATTTAGTGAAGGTATCGATCGCCGCATGGGCTTCAGCCTGATGCTTAGCCTGCAGGTCATCAACGGTCATCACGTTGAGTTCCCAGCCGCTCAGCTGTGACGCCAGACGTACGTTCTGACCGTTACGGCCAATCGCCTGCGCCAGGTTGCCCGCTTCTACAGCGATATCCATGGTGTGTTTGTCTTCGTCAACAACGATAGACGCGACATCAGCCGGAGCCATTGCGTTGATCACGAACTGCGCCGGGTTGTCGTCCCACAGAACGATATCGATACGCTCGCCGCCCAGTTCGGTCGAAACCGCCTGAACGCGCGCGCCGCGCATACCGACGCAAGCACCGACCGGGTCGATACGCTTGTCGTTGGTTTTCACCGCGATTTTCGCACGGGAGCCCGGATCGCGAGCCGCCGCTTTGATCTCGATAACTTCTTCGCCGATTTCAGGCACTTCGATACGGAACAGTTCAACCAGCATTTCTGGTTTAGAACGGGTCACGAACAGCTGTGCACCACGTGCTTCAGGACGCACGGCGTACAGAACACCACGGATACGGTCGCCTGGGCGGAAGTTTTCACGCGGCAGCATGTCTTCGCGCAGGATCACGGCTTCAGCGTTACCCGGCATCCCTTCGGATTTGATCTCCAGAGAGATGTTGTCGCGATTCACTTTCTTCACCACGCCGGTGATGATTTCGCCTTCCTGATCGCGGAACTGATCGACAACCAGCGCACGCTCGGCTTCGCGAACTTTCTGCACGATAACCTGTTTAGCGGTCTGGGTTGTGATACGGTCGAAGGTCACAGATTCAATCTGATCTTCAACGTACTCACCCACATTCAGACTTTCGTCTTCATAACGTGCCGCTTCCAGCGTGATCTCTTTGGTCGGCTGGGTCACTTCTTCAACGATTACCCAACGACGGAATGTATCGAAGTCACCGCTTTTACGATCGATTTCTACGCGAACATCGATCTCTTGTTCGTATTTTTTCTTGGTTGCTGTAGCCAGTGCACTTTCCAGCGCTTCGAAAATCTTCTCACGCGGCAGTGATTTCTCGTTGGAGACGGCTTCAACAACAGCCAAAATTTCTTTGTTCATCGCGGGCTTTTCACCTCAATCCAGACTGTTAAAAGTGGGGAACCAGGTTCGCCTTCTGGATATTACTCAGCGCGAACACTTCATCTTTGCCTTCGACTGTCACCGTGATCATTTCACCATCAACGGCTTTGATAATTCCCTGCCATTTACGGCGGTTCTGTACGGCCATACGCAGAACGAGAGCCACTTCTTCACCGGTAAAGCGCACATAGTGCTCGGCCGTGAACATCGGGCGATCGAGGCCAGGTGAGGAAACTTCCAGGTTGTACGCAACGGTAATCGGGTCTTCAACATCAAGAACCGCACTCACCTGGTGGCTAACATCAGCACAATCATCAACATTGATGCCATCTTCACTATCAATATAGATGCGCAGCGTCGATGTACGGCCGCGAACGAATTCGATGCCGACCAGTTCGTAGCCCAGTGCTTCGACCGGTGCAGTAATCATCTCTGTTAATTTTTGCTCTAATGTGGACAAGCCCACCCCCAAGACATAAAAAAAGGGCGTAAAGCCCAGTTATTCTGTAGTCAGATAACAAAAAACCCCGATAAATCGGGGCTTTAGATAACTGAACCCTATAGCCACAACTGTGGCCTGGAGCACTCTCCGAAAGAATTTTTTCAAATCCAGCTACGAAGGCTCTAAGTCTTCACAGTATATTTGAAAAAGAACTTTATGGGAAAGTGGTTGCGGGGGCCGGATTTGAACCGACGACCTTCGGGTTATGAGCCCGACGAGCTACCAGGCTGCTCCACCCCGCGCCTGAAACGTGGCAAATTCTACGCGTTTTGGGTAGAAAATGCAAATAATGCTGGGATTTGGTACCGAAGACGGGACGTAAAATCGGCGTTTAGTATATTGATAGTTGGCCCCGCCTGTCAAGGCGACTTCCGCCAGAGCGATCAGACCAAATTTTTTACAAAAAACGCGTGAGTCTCTTCCGGTCTTCGGCAAAAGATGATTAAATGAATACTCACTTATTTTGCATAAAAATGCACAAGAGAGCGAAAGCGGTCTCTAATCAGTCAATCAAGCAGGGTTTTATTATATGACGACGATTCTCAAGCATCTTCCGGTAGGACAACGTATTGGCATCGCTTTCTCAGGCGGCCTGGATACCAGCGCTGCACTGCTGTGGATGCGCCAAAAGGGAGCGGTTCCGTATGCATATACTGCGAACCTGGGACAGCCAGATGAGGAAGATTATGATGCGATCCCTCGTCGTGCCATGGAGTATGGCGCAGAGAACGCGCGACTGATTGACTGCCGTAAGCAGCTGGTAGCCGAAGGTATCGCTGCGATTCAGTGCGGTGCTTTCCATAACACCACTGGCGGCCTGACCTATTTCAATACCACCCCGCTGGGCCGTGCGGTTACCGGCACCATGCTGGTTGCTGCGATGAAAGAAGACGGCGTCAACATCTGGGGTGACGGTAGCACCTATAAAGGCAACGATATCGAACGTTTCTATCGTTATGGCCTGCTGACCAACGCCGAGCTGCAGATCTACAAGCCGTGGCTGGACACCGACTTCATCGACGAGCTGGGTGGTCGTCATGAGATGTCTGAATTCATGATTGCCTGCGGTTTCGACTATAAGATGTCCGTCGAGAAAGCCTACTCCACCGACTCCAACATGCTGGGTGCGACGCACGAAGCGAAAGACCTGGAATTCCTGAACTCCAGCGTGAAGATCGTTAACCCGATCATGGGCGTGAAGTTCTGGGACGAAAACGTCAAAATCCAGGCAGAAGAAGTGACCGTACGCTTCGAGCGCGGCCATCCGGTCGCGCTGAACGGCAAAACGTTCTCAGACGACGTAGAGCTGATGCTGGAAGCTAACCGCATTGGCGGTCGTCACGGTCTGGGCATGAGCGATCAGATTGAAAACCGCATCATCGAAGCGAAAAGCCGTGGCATCTATGAAGCCCCGGGAATGGCGCTGCTGCACATCGCTTACGAGCGTCTGCTGACCGGTATTCACAACGAAGACACTATCGAACAGTATCACTCGCATGGCCGTCAGCTGGGCAAACTGCTGTATCAGGGCCGCTGGTTCGATCCGCAGGCGCTGATGCTGCGTGATGCGCTGCAGCGTTGGGTGGCAAGCGCAATCACCGGTGAAGTGACGCTGGAGCTGCGTCGTGGCAACGACTATTCCATCCTGAACACCGTGTCTGACAACCTGACCTATAAAGCAGAACGTCTGACCATGGAGAAAGGTGAATCCGTGTTCTCACCGGACGATCGTATTGGCCAACTGACCATGCGTAACCTGGACATCACCGACACCCGTGAGAAGCTGTTCAACTACGTTGAGAATGGCCTGCTTTCTGCCAGTTCCGGTAACGGCCTGCCGCAGGTTGAAAACCTGGAGCACAGCGATAAGAAGTAATCGCTGATGTAACATGCAAAAGGCGTCCTGGGGACGCCTTTTTTTATCTGGATTTCGTAGGCCCGGTAAGCGCAGCGCCACCGGGCAACATGGCGGGTGGCGCTGCGCTTACCCGCCCTACAAAAGATCGGCGCCCCATAATCTACAGACGAAAAAAAAGACGTCTTTCGACGTCTTTCTTCTGGAATATTGGTACCGAGGATGGGACTCGAACCCACAAGCCCGTTAG includes:
- the infB gene encoding translation initiation factor IF-2 — protein: MTDVTVKSLAAEIQTSVDRLVQQFADAGIPKSADDSVTAQEKQTLLTHLNREHGSTPDKLTLQRKTRSTLNIPGTGGKSKSVQIEVRKTRTFVKRDPQEAERLAAEEQAQREAEEQAQRAAEATAKREAELKAEREAAEKAKRDASDKVKRDAAEKDKVSNQQTDEMTKTAQAEKARRENEAAELKRKAEEEARRKLEEEARRVAEEARRMAEENEKNGVNTAETTEDTSDYHVTTSQHARQAEDDNDREVEGGRGRTRSAKAARPAKKGNKHAESKADREEARAAVRGGKGGKRKGSALQQGFQKPAQAVNRDVVIGETITVGDLANKMAVKGSQVIKAMMKLGAMATINQVIDQETAQLVAEEMGHKVILRRENELEEAVMSDRDTGAAAEPRAPVVTIMGHVDHGKTSLLDYIRSTKVASGEAGGITQHIGAYHVETENGMITFLDTPGHAAFTSMRARGAQATDIVVLVVAADDGVMPQTIEAIQHAKAAQVPLVVAVNKIDKPEADMDRVKNELSQYGVMPEEWGGEAQFIPVSAKAGTGIDDLLNAILLQAEVLELKAIRNGMASGAVIESFLDKGRGPVATVLVREGTLHKGDIVLCGFEYGRVRAMRNELGQEVLEAGPSIPVEILGLSGVPAAGDEVTVVRDEKKAREVALYRQGKFREVKLARQQKSKLENMFANMTEGEVHEVNIVLKADVQGSVEAISDSLLKLSTDEVKVKIIGSGVGGITETDATLAAASNAILVGFNVRADASARKVIESESLDLRYYSVIYNLIDEVKAAMSGMLSPELKQQIIGLAEVRDVFKSPKFGAIAGCMVTEGNIKRHNPIRVLRDNVVIYEGELESLRRFKDDVNEVRNGMECGIGVKNYNDVRVGDMIEVFEIIEIQRTIA
- the nusA gene encoding transcription termination factor NusA, translated to MNKEILAVVEAVSNEKSLPREKIFEALESALATATKKKYEQEIDVRVEIDRKSGDFDTFRRWVIVEEVTQPTKEITLEAARYEDESLNVGEYVEDQIESVTFDRITTQTAKQVIVQKVREAERALVVDQFRDQEGEIITGVVKKVNRDNISLEIKSEGMPGNAEAVILREDMLPRENFRPGDRIRGVLYAVRPEARGAQLFVTRSKPEMLVELFRIEVPEIGEEVIEIKAAARDPGSRAKIAVKTNDKRIDPVGACVGMRGARVQAVSTELGGERIDIVLWDDNPAQFVINAMAPADVASIVVDEDKHTMDIAVEAGNLAQAIGRNGQNVRLASQLSGWELNVMTVDDLQAKHQAEAHAAIDTFTKYLDIDEDFATVLVEEGFSTLEELAYVPMKELLEIDGLDEQTVEALRERAKNALTTLALAQEESLGDKKPADDLLNLEGLDRAIAFKLAARGVCTLEDLAEQGVDDLADIEGLTDEKAGELIMAARNICWFGDEA
- the rimP gene encoding ribosome maturation factor RimP — protein: MSTLEQKLTEMITAPVEALGYELVGIEFVRGRTSTLRIYIDSEDGINVDDCADVSHQVSAVLDVEDPITVAYNLEVSSPGLDRPMFTAEHYVRFTGEEVALVLRMAVQNRRKWQGIIKAVDGEMITVTVEGKDEVFALSNIQKANLVPHF
- the argG gene encoding argininosuccinate synthase, with amino-acid sequence MTTILKHLPVGQRIGIAFSGGLDTSAALLWMRQKGAVPYAYTANLGQPDEEDYDAIPRRAMEYGAENARLIDCRKQLVAEGIAAIQCGAFHNTTGGLTYFNTTPLGRAVTGTMLVAAMKEDGVNIWGDGSTYKGNDIERFYRYGLLTNAELQIYKPWLDTDFIDELGGRHEMSEFMIACGFDYKMSVEKAYSTDSNMLGATHEAKDLEFLNSSVKIVNPIMGVKFWDENVKIQAEEVTVRFERGHPVALNGKTFSDDVELMLEANRIGGRHGLGMSDQIENRIIEAKSRGIYEAPGMALLHIAYERLLTGIHNEDTIEQYHSHGRQLGKLLYQGRWFDPQALMLRDALQRWVASAITGEVTLELRRGNDYSILNTVSDNLTYKAERLTMEKGESVFSPDDRIGQLTMRNLDITDTREKLFNYVENGLLSASSGNGLPQVENLEHSDKK